A single window of [Clostridium] hylemonae DSM 15053 DNA harbors:
- a CDS encoding ACT domain-containing protein, which yields MKKCIITVVGKDTVGIIARVCTYLAETNINVLDISQTIVNGYFNMMAVVDVTNATKEIAAVSKELEEVGLGIGVTIHCQREEIFEKMHRL from the coding sequence ATGAAGAAATGTATCATTACAGTAGTCGGAAAAGACACCGTCGGTATCATTGCCAGAGTATGTACCTATCTCGCAGAGACGAACATCAATGTGCTGGACATCTCACAGACGATCGTCAACGGATATTTTAATATGATGGCAGTGGTCGATGTGACAAACGCAACGAAAGAAATTGCTGCCGTTTCAAAAGAGCTTGAGGAAGTGGGGCTTGGGATCGGCGTGACGATCCACTGTCAGAGAGAAGAGATATTTGAAAAGATGCACCGTTTATAA